A DNA window from Bombus vancouverensis nearcticus chromosome 6, iyBomVanc1_principal, whole genome shotgun sequence contains the following coding sequences:
- the OtopLa gene encoding proton channel otopetrin-like a isoform X7, which produces MEVETVPCMENNNVNRAGGVPRHGSRVQIVRKTRTSLFIIMSFIYAKLLVVVCIAYVISEVVTHKLPLYYYEGFFTYLYGVSILFLLYVFCFLLQESACCSRGSDTPPPPPRPPKPPKEPKEKNKKKDKKDKEQKSSKNKKEYQDAADVEAGVATRALRKRKTSQNDQSHGSFFLRIGAIAFGLGTMVYNGLEFGTFFEVPPTSPCYQILQGVNPVLQMIFTFMQMYFIFMNSRLNIHRFKVIARFGLMHVVATNLCVWIRTLVLESIKEITKHHQKMGQVEAGILESIKQHSMRNAGAILGTAPRDVALLREAPLTATRSSTVSTSVASTIAASLGRVMRTTARAIARAVTTPTSTTTGWNPPISTTTSTSTPQPSLTTTTANTLSTFLTTFTSKATTEERTTPTTPSTTTTTTTTTTTTPSTTFSSFFIELFDAPQAENKEEIHQIFDVNNQTNSSEYWSPNFGAYAEALTDEEIASNSCGRVNIMGTIVQDAEPYLFPFIIEYSLIGAAVIYVMWKHIGRHPRWPHQVEADLERRLEAMLSRRAVALAHAGHTRVDCVGASKGLFFGLLLLVGSLICLILFFVLIHHPDFGLVAIYLADVSHCVLMVLSIVAIIVGFIRVQSLKFKAEEQSDLNDILLRVSGFGLFVYAVFSVIAGSLAAFTHEPNLLVMVTGLLSVAQVILQMLFIADVSRRRVHLPEHDRSKPGRQVVTFLLICNLTMWVIYTFESQKVMANPVQLDFYGFLAWAIVQRVTLPLCIFHRFHSAVTFAEIWKTSYKARLD; this is translated from the exons ATGGAAGTGGAAACAGTGCCGTGTATGGAGAACAATAACGTAAACAGAGCCGGGGGTGTTCCAAGACATGGTAGTAGGGTACAAATAGTCCGAAAGACACG GACGTCGCTGTTCATTATCATGAGTTTCATCTACGCGAAACTACTGGTGGTGGTATGCATCGCTTATGTGATAAGCGAGGTGGTCACGCACAAACTGCCCCTGTATTACTACGAGGGATTCTTCACGTATCTGTACGGTGTTAGCATCTTATTCCTGTTGTACGTGTTCTGCTTCCTACTTCAAGAAAGCGCCTGCTGCTCGAGAGGCAGCGACACACCACCGCCACCTCCGAGGCCACCGAAACCACCTAAGGAACCGAAggagaaaaacaagaaaaaggacaAAAAGGACAAAGAGCAGAAGTCGTCGAAAAACAAGAAAGAGTACCAG GACGCCGCTGATGTCGAGGCTGGCGTGGCCACACGGGCTCTGCGGAAGCGGAAGACTTCGCAAAACGACCAGAGTCATGGAAGCTTTTTCCTCAGAATCGGAGCAATTG CTTTCGGCTTGGGTACGATGGTCTACAATGGTTTAGAATTCGGCACATTTTTCGAGGTACCACCTACGTCACCGTGTTACCAGATTCTCCAAGGTGTGAATCCGGTTCTGCAAATGATTTTCACGTTCATGCAGATGTATTTCATCTTCATGAACTCGAGG CTCAACATTCATCGGTTCAAAGTGATCGCGCGTTTCGGGCTGATGCACGTGGTGGCTACCAATCTTTGCGTCTGGATTCGTACTTTGGTATTGGAAAGTATCAAGGAGATCACGAAGCATCATCAGAAAATGGGTCAAGTCGAGGCGGGCATTCTTG AGAGCATCAAACAGCACTCGATGAGAAACGCGGGAGCCATATTGGGAACTGCACCTCGGGATGTGGCTCTTTTGCGCGAGGCGCCATTAACCGCCACGAGGTCATCGACCGTTTCAACGTCGGTCGCAAGCACGATAGCTGCCTCGTTGGGTCGAGTGATGAGAACGACGGCAAGGGCGATCGCGAGAGCTGTCACGACCCCAACGTCGACTACTACCGGCTGGAACCCTCCGATCTCAACGACTACTTCCACCTCAACTCCCCAGCCGAGTTTGACTACAACCACTGCCAACACTTTGTCCACTTTCCTAACTACGTTCACGTCGAAAGCCACCACCGAGGAAAGGACAACCCCGACTACTCCCAGTACAACTACCACGACCACCACTACTACCACCACCACACCGTCCACCACTTTCTCGTCTTTCTTCATAGAACTTTTTGACGCTCCTCAAGCCGAAAACAAGGAAGAG ATACACCAAATCTTCGATGTGAATAACCAGACAAATAGCAGCGAATATTGGAGCCCAAATTTTGGAGCCTACGCGGAGGCATTAACGGACGAGGAGATCGCATCCAATTCGTGCGGTCGTGTCAATATCATGGGGACTATCGTGCAAGACGCAGAACCGTATCTATTTCCATTCATTATCGAGTACAGTTTGATTGGCGCCGCTGTGATTTACGTCATGTGGAAACACATTGGACGACATCCTCGTTGGCCGCATCAAGTGGAAGCAGACCTTGAGCGCCGCCTCGAGGCTATGCTGTCTCGAAGAGCCGTCGCTTTGGCTCATGCAg GTCACACAAGGGTGGACTGTGTAGGAGCGAGCAAAGGACTATTCTTCGGCCTGTTGCTGCTGGTTGGCTCCCTCATCTGCTTGATCCTCTTCTTCGTGCTGATCCATCATCCGGACTTCGGTCTCGTCGCCATTTACCTAGCAGACGTCTCCCATTGCGTGTTAATGGTCCTGTCAATCGTCGCCATAATCGTCGGATTTATACGGGTGCAGAGCTTGAAATTCAAAGCCGAAGAGCAAAGCGACCTGAACGACATCCTTCTTCGCGTTTCTGGCTTCGGCCTCTTCGTCTACGCGGTGTTCAGCGTGATTGCCGGTTCCTTAGCAGCGTTCACACACGAACCCAATCTTCTGGTGATGGTGACCGGTCTTCTGTCGGTCGCACAGGTGATCCTTCAGATGCTGTTCATCGCGGACGTTTCTCGTAGAAGGGTTCACCTGCCGGAGCACGATCGCAGCAAGCCTGGCCGACAGGTAGTCACCTTCCTGTTGATCTGCAACCTGACCATGTGGGTCATCTACACGTTCGAGTCGCAGAAAGTGATGGCGAACCCGGTGCAGCTCGATTTCTACGGGTTCCTCGCCTGGGCCATCGTGCAGAGGGTCACTCTGCCGCTCTGCATCTTCCACAGGTTCCACAGCGCGGTCACGTTCGCGGAGATCTGGAAGACCAGCTATAAAGCGCGTCTCGACTAG
- the OtopLa gene encoding proton channel otopetrin-like a isoform X6: MVGGGDCKVATVEVEAAAADNTATLPVTRPLNPQNSSPNAQDNAEKNNAANKEMELKNVRSTPAKKTSLFIIMSFIYAKLLVVVCIAYVISEVVTHKLPLYYYEGFFTYLYGVSILFLLYVFCFLLQESACCSRGSDTPPPPPRPPKPPKEPKEKNKKKDKKDKEQKSSKNKKEYQDAADVEAGVATRALRKRKTSQNDQSHGSFFLRIGAIAFGLGTMVYNGLEFGTFFEVPPTSPCYQILQGVNPVLQMIFTFMQMYFIFMNSRLNIHRFKVIARFGLMHVVATNLCVWIRTLVLESIKEITKHHQKMGQVEAGILESIKQHSMRNAGAILGTAPRDVALLREAPLTATRSSTVSTSVASTIAASLGRVMRTTARAIARAVTTPTSTTTGWNPPISTTTSTSTPQPSLTTTTANTLSTFLTTFTSKATTEERTTPTTPSTTTTTTTTTTTTPSTTFSSFFIELFDAPQAENKEEIHQIFDVNNQTNSSEYWSPNFGAYAEALTDEEIASNSCGRVNIMGTIVQDAEPYLFPFIIEYSLIGAAVIYVMWKHIGRHPRWPHQVEADLERRLEAMLSRRAVALAHAGHTRVDCVGASKGLFFGLLLLVGSLICLILFFVLIHHPDFGLVAIYLADVSHCVLMVLSIVAIIVGFIRVQSLKFKAEEQSDLNDILLRVSGFGLFVYAVFSVIAGSLAAFTHEPNLLVMVTGLLSVAQVILQMLFIADVSRRRVHLPEHDRSKPGRQVVTFLLICNLTMWVIYTFESQKVMANPVQLDFYGFLAWAIVQRVTLPLCIFHRFHSAVTFAEIWKTSYKARLD, from the exons ATGGTGGGTGGTGGTGATTGCAAGGTCGCCACTGTGGAGGTGGAGGCTGCCGCTGCAGACAACACGGCGACGCTCCCGGTGACCAGGCCTCTGAATCCGCAAAACTCGTCGCCAAACGCGCAGGACAACGCCGAGAAGAACAACGCGGCGAACAAAGAGATGGAGCTGAAGAACGTGCGCTCGACCCCAGCGAAAAA GACGTCGCTGTTCATTATCATGAGTTTCATCTACGCGAAACTACTGGTGGTGGTATGCATCGCTTATGTGATAAGCGAGGTGGTCACGCACAAACTGCCCCTGTATTACTACGAGGGATTCTTCACGTATCTGTACGGTGTTAGCATCTTATTCCTGTTGTACGTGTTCTGCTTCCTACTTCAAGAAAGCGCCTGCTGCTCGAGAGGCAGCGACACACCACCGCCACCTCCGAGGCCACCGAAACCACCTAAGGAACCGAAggagaaaaacaagaaaaaggacaAAAAGGACAAAGAGCAGAAGTCGTCGAAAAACAAGAAAGAGTACCAG GACGCCGCTGATGTCGAGGCTGGCGTGGCCACACGGGCTCTGCGGAAGCGGAAGACTTCGCAAAACGACCAGAGTCATGGAAGCTTTTTCCTCAGAATCGGAGCAATTG CTTTCGGCTTGGGTACGATGGTCTACAATGGTTTAGAATTCGGCACATTTTTCGAGGTACCACCTACGTCACCGTGTTACCAGATTCTCCAAGGTGTGAATCCGGTTCTGCAAATGATTTTCACGTTCATGCAGATGTATTTCATCTTCATGAACTCGAGG CTCAACATTCATCGGTTCAAAGTGATCGCGCGTTTCGGGCTGATGCACGTGGTGGCTACCAATCTTTGCGTCTGGATTCGTACTTTGGTATTGGAAAGTATCAAGGAGATCACGAAGCATCATCAGAAAATGGGTCAAGTCGAGGCGGGCATTCTTG AGAGCATCAAACAGCACTCGATGAGAAACGCGGGAGCCATATTGGGAACTGCACCTCGGGATGTGGCTCTTTTGCGCGAGGCGCCATTAACCGCCACGAGGTCATCGACCGTTTCAACGTCGGTCGCAAGCACGATAGCTGCCTCGTTGGGTCGAGTGATGAGAACGACGGCAAGGGCGATCGCGAGAGCTGTCACGACCCCAACGTCGACTACTACCGGCTGGAACCCTCCGATCTCAACGACTACTTCCACCTCAACTCCCCAGCCGAGTTTGACTACAACCACTGCCAACACTTTGTCCACTTTCCTAACTACGTTCACGTCGAAAGCCACCACCGAGGAAAGGACAACCCCGACTACTCCCAGTACAACTACCACGACCACCACTACTACCACCACCACACCGTCCACCACTTTCTCGTCTTTCTTCATAGAACTTTTTGACGCTCCTCAAGCCGAAAACAAGGAAGAG ATACACCAAATCTTCGATGTGAATAACCAGACAAATAGCAGCGAATATTGGAGCCCAAATTTTGGAGCCTACGCGGAGGCATTAACGGACGAGGAGATCGCATCCAATTCGTGCGGTCGTGTCAATATCATGGGGACTATCGTGCAAGACGCAGAACCGTATCTATTTCCATTCATTATCGAGTACAGTTTGATTGGCGCCGCTGTGATTTACGTCATGTGGAAACACATTGGACGACATCCTCGTTGGCCGCATCAAGTGGAAGCAGACCTTGAGCGCCGCCTCGAGGCTATGCTGTCTCGAAGAGCCGTCGCTTTGGCTCATGCAg GTCACACAAGGGTGGACTGTGTAGGAGCGAGCAAAGGACTATTCTTCGGCCTGTTGCTGCTGGTTGGCTCCCTCATCTGCTTGATCCTCTTCTTCGTGCTGATCCATCATCCGGACTTCGGTCTCGTCGCCATTTACCTAGCAGACGTCTCCCATTGCGTGTTAATGGTCCTGTCAATCGTCGCCATAATCGTCGGATTTATACGGGTGCAGAGCTTGAAATTCAAAGCCGAAGAGCAAAGCGACCTGAACGACATCCTTCTTCGCGTTTCTGGCTTCGGCCTCTTCGTCTACGCGGTGTTCAGCGTGATTGCCGGTTCCTTAGCAGCGTTCACACACGAACCCAATCTTCTGGTGATGGTGACCGGTCTTCTGTCGGTCGCACAGGTGATCCTTCAGATGCTGTTCATCGCGGACGTTTCTCGTAGAAGGGTTCACCTGCCGGAGCACGATCGCAGCAAGCCTGGCCGACAGGTAGTCACCTTCCTGTTGATCTGCAACCTGACCATGTGGGTCATCTACACGTTCGAGTCGCAGAAAGTGATGGCGAACCCGGTGCAGCTCGATTTCTACGGGTTCCTCGCCTGGGCCATCGTGCAGAGGGTCACTCTGCCGCTCTGCATCTTCCACAGGTTCCACAGCGCGGTCACGTTCGCGGAGATCTGGAAGACCAGCTATAAAGCGCGTCTCGACTAG
- the OtopLa gene encoding proton channel otopetrin-like a isoform X2, whose amino-acid sequence MCSIFAVRRLVVDGMERRGRKDRPKSNSEEMQRCPYLHEMKERLLSQPTPTDSLDMERVDGTPVKEPNLHNDYPAHANPGVIPDPPEMPPDSLIGTVVKLNSDGYGSHTSPAHARQPLVPQNANNPPLCLTPTHSGPATGTLPKNAKTSLFIIMSFIYAKLLVVVCIAYVISEVVTHKLPLYYYEGFFTYLYGVSILFLLYVFCFLLQESACCSRGSDTPPPPPRPPKPPKEPKEKNKKKDKKDKEQKSSKNKKEYQDAADVEAGVATRALRKRKTSQNDQSHGSFFLRIGAIAFGLGTMVYNGLEFGTFFEVPPTSPCYQILQGVNPVLQMIFTFMQMYFIFMNSRLNIHRFKVIARFGLMHVVATNLCVWIRTLVLESIKEITKHHQKMGQVEAGILESIKQHSMRNAGAILGTAPRDVALLREAPLTATRSSTVSTSVASTIAASLGRVMRTTARAIARAVTTPTSTTTGWNPPISTTTSTSTPQPSLTTTTANTLSTFLTTFTSKATTEERTTPTTPSTTTTTTTTTTTTPSTTFSSFFIELFDAPQAENKEEIHQIFDVNNQTNSSEYWSPNFGAYAEALTDEEIASNSCGRVNIMGTIVQDAEPYLFPFIIEYSLIGAAVIYVMWKHIGRHPRWPHQVEADLERRLEAMLSRRAVALAHAGHTRVDCVGASKGLFFGLLLLVGSLICLILFFVLIHHPDFGLVAIYLADVSHCVLMVLSIVAIIVGFIRVQSLKFKAEEQSDLNDILLRVSGFGLFVYAVFSVIAGSLAAFTHEPNLLVMVTGLLSVAQVILQMLFIADVSRRRVHLPEHDRSKPGRQVVTFLLICNLTMWVIYTFESQKVMANPVQLDFYGFLAWAIVQRVTLPLCIFHRFHSAVTFAEIWKTSYKARLD is encoded by the exons ATGTGCTCGATATTCGCCGTCAGACGACTAGTTGTCGATGGAATGgagagaagagggagaaaag ATCGACCGAAAAGTAACTCTGAAGAGATGCAGCGGTGTCCGTATCTGCACGAGATGAAGGAGCGCCTGCTCTCGCAGCCGACACCGACCGACAGCCTGGACATGGAGCGGGTCGACGGCACTCCTGTCAAGGAGCCCAATCTTCACAACGATTATCCTGCCCACGCCAACCCCGGAGTGATACCGGATCCTCCGGAAATGCCGCCTGATTCGCTCATCGGCACGGTCGTCAAG CTGAATTCAGACGGTTACGGTTCGCACACGTCACCGGCTCACGCGAGGCAACCCCTGGTGCCTCAGAACGCGAACAATCCACCCCTCTGCCTCACCCCCACGCATTCTGGCCCAGCGACTGGCACACTGCCAAAGAACGCAAA GACGTCGCTGTTCATTATCATGAGTTTCATCTACGCGAAACTACTGGTGGTGGTATGCATCGCTTATGTGATAAGCGAGGTGGTCACGCACAAACTGCCCCTGTATTACTACGAGGGATTCTTCACGTATCTGTACGGTGTTAGCATCTTATTCCTGTTGTACGTGTTCTGCTTCCTACTTCAAGAAAGCGCCTGCTGCTCGAGAGGCAGCGACACACCACCGCCACCTCCGAGGCCACCGAAACCACCTAAGGAACCGAAggagaaaaacaagaaaaaggacaAAAAGGACAAAGAGCAGAAGTCGTCGAAAAACAAGAAAGAGTACCAG GACGCCGCTGATGTCGAGGCTGGCGTGGCCACACGGGCTCTGCGGAAGCGGAAGACTTCGCAAAACGACCAGAGTCATGGAAGCTTTTTCCTCAGAATCGGAGCAATTG CTTTCGGCTTGGGTACGATGGTCTACAATGGTTTAGAATTCGGCACATTTTTCGAGGTACCACCTACGTCACCGTGTTACCAGATTCTCCAAGGTGTGAATCCGGTTCTGCAAATGATTTTCACGTTCATGCAGATGTATTTCATCTTCATGAACTCGAGG CTCAACATTCATCGGTTCAAAGTGATCGCGCGTTTCGGGCTGATGCACGTGGTGGCTACCAATCTTTGCGTCTGGATTCGTACTTTGGTATTGGAAAGTATCAAGGAGATCACGAAGCATCATCAGAAAATGGGTCAAGTCGAGGCGGGCATTCTTG AGAGCATCAAACAGCACTCGATGAGAAACGCGGGAGCCATATTGGGAACTGCACCTCGGGATGTGGCTCTTTTGCGCGAGGCGCCATTAACCGCCACGAGGTCATCGACCGTTTCAACGTCGGTCGCAAGCACGATAGCTGCCTCGTTGGGTCGAGTGATGAGAACGACGGCAAGGGCGATCGCGAGAGCTGTCACGACCCCAACGTCGACTACTACCGGCTGGAACCCTCCGATCTCAACGACTACTTCCACCTCAACTCCCCAGCCGAGTTTGACTACAACCACTGCCAACACTTTGTCCACTTTCCTAACTACGTTCACGTCGAAAGCCACCACCGAGGAAAGGACAACCCCGACTACTCCCAGTACAACTACCACGACCACCACTACTACCACCACCACACCGTCCACCACTTTCTCGTCTTTCTTCATAGAACTTTTTGACGCTCCTCAAGCCGAAAACAAGGAAGAG ATACACCAAATCTTCGATGTGAATAACCAGACAAATAGCAGCGAATATTGGAGCCCAAATTTTGGAGCCTACGCGGAGGCATTAACGGACGAGGAGATCGCATCCAATTCGTGCGGTCGTGTCAATATCATGGGGACTATCGTGCAAGACGCAGAACCGTATCTATTTCCATTCATTATCGAGTACAGTTTGATTGGCGCCGCTGTGATTTACGTCATGTGGAAACACATTGGACGACATCCTCGTTGGCCGCATCAAGTGGAAGCAGACCTTGAGCGCCGCCTCGAGGCTATGCTGTCTCGAAGAGCCGTCGCTTTGGCTCATGCAg GTCACACAAGGGTGGACTGTGTAGGAGCGAGCAAAGGACTATTCTTCGGCCTGTTGCTGCTGGTTGGCTCCCTCATCTGCTTGATCCTCTTCTTCGTGCTGATCCATCATCCGGACTTCGGTCTCGTCGCCATTTACCTAGCAGACGTCTCCCATTGCGTGTTAATGGTCCTGTCAATCGTCGCCATAATCGTCGGATTTATACGGGTGCAGAGCTTGAAATTCAAAGCCGAAGAGCAAAGCGACCTGAACGACATCCTTCTTCGCGTTTCTGGCTTCGGCCTCTTCGTCTACGCGGTGTTCAGCGTGATTGCCGGTTCCTTAGCAGCGTTCACACACGAACCCAATCTTCTGGTGATGGTGACCGGTCTTCTGTCGGTCGCACAGGTGATCCTTCAGATGCTGTTCATCGCGGACGTTTCTCGTAGAAGGGTTCACCTGCCGGAGCACGATCGCAGCAAGCCTGGCCGACAGGTAGTCACCTTCCTGTTGATCTGCAACCTGACCATGTGGGTCATCTACACGTTCGAGTCGCAGAAAGTGATGGCGAACCCGGTGCAGCTCGATTTCTACGGGTTCCTCGCCTGGGCCATCGTGCAGAGGGTCACTCTGCCGCTCTGCATCTTCCACAGGTTCCACAGCGCGGTCACGTTCGCGGAGATCTGGAAGACCAGCTATAAAGCGCGTCTCGACTAG